The Pongo abelii isolate AG06213 chromosome 19, NHGRI_mPonAbe1-v2.0_pri, whole genome shotgun sequence genome includes the window CGACACGTGGCAGATTACCTTGGTTTAAGTCTTAATGTGGCCTGTGGTGTTTCCCATAAGAGAATTGGCTTTGTGGCTTCATGGTGTCCTCTGGCCTAATGATGGAAAAATCATTATTGGAAAAGAATGACATGAACAAAGGAACCACTGAAGTGCCGGAGGactggaggaggaaggggaagggtgtgggggcagtgagggtggcagggACTAAGGCTTCCTTCTCTACCCTAGGCCtgatggagagaagaaggcatATGTTCGATTGGCTCCTGATTACGATGCTTTGGATGTTGCCAACAAAGTAAGTTTCCTTCCTGCAAACCCCTTAATGCTCACCCCTTGGGTGCAAATGATGCATATGTTAGTGACCAAAGCCTGATTTTTGCTGATTAGTCATAATTAACTGACTGCACCCCTATCCTAAACAAACCTTATCCTCACATTCCTCATTTTGCTTTCTAAAAATAACACTCCAGCTTAATCTTCATATTTCAACTCCAGTAACGAGGTtcccttttgtttttcagattgggATCATCTAAACTGAGTCCAGCTGCCtaattctgaatatatatatatatatcttttcacCATATACATGCCTTTGTCAATTTCTGGTTGGGCTGGGAGGCCACACACAGACACTGACATGACTAGGGCTTGGGCAAGACTCCTGTTCTACTTATCCTTTTGAAATATTCACCCTGCCACTTCACCATGTGTGATCACTCCAGAGATCTTTGTGACTAGAGTTAGTGTCCTAGGAAAACCAGAACTCAGAACTTGCCTCCATGGTTGAGGGTAACAAGAAGCTGTACAAGAACCCCTTTTATCCCTGGAAGAGGCTGTGTATGAAACCAATGCCCAGGGTTTGAAGGGCGTTAGCATGCATTTCAGGGGAGTGTGGATTGGCTGGCTTTCTGGTAGCATTTTGTCTTCACACACCCATCTACTACGTCGAACCGGTCTGTCTGCTTCCCTCACCGCTTGCCCAATAAAGGACAAGGACTTCAGAGGAGTACTTTCATTAGTGTTTTCAACAGTGTGGGCGCAGGCTCAGAAGGTGGAGAGGCTGGCCCCAGAGGACACCCAGGCTTGGGGCTAAGTCCCAGTGTCCATGTGAAGCTGTTTCTAGCCTTGTTCATTTTTGTTGTCCCAGGCTCTGTGCCTCTCACTCAGTCAAGAACTTGTCTTTGTGTTGCTTCTTGGGGACACGCTCAGGGCAGAAGTCAGAGCGGAGGAGGCGGGAAAAGTAGATTATGATCATCACGTCCAGCATGAGCAGGATACCCAGCAGGAAGGTGCCCAGGGTCCTCTGGCTCACATAACGCAAGAAGAAATGGGTGAGGTAGGCCTGAGGGGCCAGGCGGAAGAGAAAGTACATGACCAGGTTCACATACTTGTTAACCTGGTAGAGGAGATGATCTTGGGCATTATTGATTTTCATCATCATGCGAATGGTGAGGAAGATGTTGCTGACTTCCACCAGTAGCGTTAAGACACCCCCACCGACAAAGCTGCTCCAAAAGATGCCGGAGAAGAAGGCACCCATGGCctagagggaagaagggagaataGGAATTAGGGAACCCAGATGCAGATGCTTTCCTGGAAGTTTGGGGGGTGTGGGTATCAGATTGAGGGCTGGAAAATCCCAAATTTACCCCTGGAATAATAGTTTATAGTGGATAAAATGCTTTGTTTTGTTAGTTCAACATTACTAGATTTTGATCCCTGCTCACAGCTTCTGGCTGTGGGTGACGTTTAGTCTAAAGAGGCAGTGAGATCATGGGTTGCTGGCGTCAGTGAACAAGCACAGACTGCCATCCTCCAGCATCCTAGCATAAGAAGTAGCACACAGATTGGGGGCGGGTGGTAAGAAAACACGGCCTTCTCCCAGGTTCAGAAACGTGGAGCTGAGACTAGATTACTGACACCAGGCCTATACCACATAGTCTGCTTCTCTTACCATGATGTGATGGACAAGGTATTCCCAAGAGGCTCGCGTCTGTCCGCTAGCCACGATGTCCACCGTATCGTGGATGAAATACCCTAGTGGAGGGATGGGGCAAGAGATCATGAAGAACTGAACAAGCAGCTTCCTTCTCCCTGTCCCCAATTTGCCTCCCGCTTCCTGGGCAAGACCTACCTGCAGAGAAGCAAACGAGCAAATAGCCAGAAAGTGACCATGCCGTCTCAATCTCCACCAACATGTTGGGAGTCTGCCATACActggaaaggagggaagaggaggctcTGCATTTCGGCACCCTCAAGGACCCTCACCTCGGTtacccttccccagccccagggGAGCCTGGGCTCGCGCTAGTGGCTGACTGGGAAGCTAAGAGTGGCTGGGCAAAACCCAAGAGCCTCCAGTTTCCCAGGGGCGATCCCCCTCCCCTGGGGCTACTGCGGCTTTTGGTTGGGTAGGATACCAAACGGGATCATGTGAGACTGCGTGGCCTCAGCCCGCCGGTGAGCGATGGGGGTAGTAACACAAGGGCCGGCCCCGGCTCCCCGCTCAGGATCCCCCGGCCACCTCATTTCCACAGTCGCTCACTCACCACAGCAGTGCCCAGATCCCCGACACAATGGAGTGAGCGAAGGAGACGAGCAGGTTGTGCCAGCGCCAGGTGCGCAAGGGGTCGGCGCGCACGTGCACGGGTAGGGGCAAGCGACAGAGCGCGCGCCGGAGCGCCCGGAAGGTCAGCGTGGCGCCCAGGAGCAGCGGCAGGGCGGGGTGCAGCAGTGGGGGCATGCTGGCCCTCCCTGCCGTCCGCCCTCGAGGCCGCCTCCTAGGGCTGTTCTGGGAACCGGGGTCCCTCTCGGGCCAGTCCAGTACGGCCGCCTCTCTCGCCGGCCGCCAGCCCCACACAGTTGGCGAAGCCCTCTAGGCCCCTTCGATCCTCCTCGCCCTCCCTGCGAGGCCTCTGCCCCCGCCCCCAGCCGcccgcgcccccgccccgcccgcctGCTCCCGCCCCGTCCGCCTGCCCCCGCCCCTCAGGCGCTGCTGCCGCGCGAGCTGGGTGTCCCCGCGGCCTCTCGGCCACCGGCCGGCTCCCGCGGACTTCGGGTAACTAGGAGCTGTGCTGGGGGCGTCGTCGCCGAGGCACCCCTCGCTGGCGCCTCCCGACTGCCGACGGAGTCCCCGCTGCCCTCGCTCGCCTGGCCTCATTAACCCGCGTCCCCACTTTTCCCCGGGCGACCGGCTCCCCCGCCCTGGGCGGGTACCGCGAGAGCTCTCTCCGCCCTCTACTTTCTGCGCAGAGCTGGACGGGACCCGACACGCCCACCCCCCCAAGTCCTGGTCCTGGGGTGGGCTCGGGAGCCCCGCGTCCGACAGTGGTCTCCGTGCAGACCCAGTGCCCCTACCGCACCACTCGCAGTCTTCTGGCCGGAGTCCCGTGTTTACCCGTCCCTCCCGCGCCCGCGAGGTGGGCATTTGGGAACTGCTGAGTAACCCATCGCCACCTCTTCCCGCCCGCTCTTAAACTCCTGGGGCCGGGCGGCTGTCACAGTCCTCCCTCAGACAGTTCCGGCCCTCGGCCCGGCTCCCTGGAGGCTGGGCAAGCAAGACCTCCGATTTGCCGGGACTGCTGGGGTGACCCGCGCTCTCCAAGCCGGTAGCTTGCGGCAGTTGCGGCTCCTAGCCACTAGGTGTCAGCCTGCCCTCACTGTGGCGTGGGCTCCCCCTCCCGCCTCCGAGCGAGGTAGCTGCCTTCGGGGAAAGTTTAGGTATAAACTCTGGACGAAAGGAGGAGCAGTTGAGAGCCAGCGAGGGAAGTTAAGCGGGGATGAGAgcggggagggagaagagggtggtaacagaggaggggagggaagaagcgGGGGAGGGGAAAGGTGCTGCGGGCGGGAGGAAGAAGCCAAAAACCTGAGGCGCCAGGACCCAGGGACCAAGCCATTTGAGTGTTTTCCTCCCCTATGGCTCCAAGGTTACACATTAACCCCTGTGGGACTCCTAGGTCAACCAAGGCCCAGTCGGTTTCTAGGTGAGAGCACGGGTGTCCCGGGTGAGCGGCTTTCCCGCCCCTCCCCTTGGCTCACAGAGCTGCTCTGTCCGCCGGCCGACACCGGCCTGAGCCAGCGCCCTTCCAGCAGTCATTCCACATGGGTGGGTTTGGATACCCTTGCGAGTGCCAGGGCAGGGGCAGAAGATAAAACGCCCCTTTCCTCACACCCTTTGCCCACTCTGATACAGGGACGCTAACCTTCAGCTAGTGACCATCCTCCTCCTGAATactgaggttttcttttcttttctttttttttttttttgagatggagtctcactctatcgcccaggctggagtgcaatggcacgatctcggctcactgcaacctccgcctcccagattcaagcgattctcctgcctcagcctcccgagtagctgggattacaagcgcgagccaccatgcccaactaatttttgtatttttagtagagacgaggttttaccatgttggccaggttggtctcaaactcctgacctcaggtgatccgcccgccttggcctccccaaagtgctggaattacaggcgtgagccaccgcgcctggccgaataCTGAGTTTTTCTAGAGCTCCCGCAGAGCAGGAGCCCGGGAGAACCTGGAATTAACCTCACTTCCAGTAAAGAGCCTAGCTGGTCACACTAACCAGCCCCCTGCCTCTAGGCTTTTGCCTTGAGCTCATCTCGGCGAAACCGCGGTCTTTCCTTCTCCCCTTGATGCTTTCAGGTACTGATCCACTTCCGCCCCCATCTTCCCCCACGGGAAGATGAGCACTGAGGGCAGATTACCCTCCTGCAGCACGTGTGTGTGAAAGAGGAGTTGAGAGTGCTGACGAGCGCGGTGCTCACTAGTCGGGACGGCCCGAGACCGTGTCATGTCCTCCCCAGGTGAATCAACTTGCACGACTTGGgatttcccccttccctccccagacAAACACGAAACCAACCCTGGTGCCTTCTCCCAGGAGCGCTGGTCTCGGTCGTTTTGGGTGTGTTTATCGTTTGCGTGCCAAGGAGAACCTGCTTTCTCCTGAAATAGCGTCACTCGTGGGCAAAAAGGGGGTCAATCTTCTCTTCCCACCCCTTCCCGGCCTGTGAGGTTTAACTTTCGGGAACGCGACATCCTTTTAGTCTACCAAGCTTTACAAGGGCTGGATATATGTGTGGGAGGGGCGGGTACCGTGCCCGCCATTGCGGGGCGCGCCCTATTTTCTTGCCCTATTCTTAGACACTGCGTGGGGCAGGGTCGTGAGGGGAAAAGTGACGGCGTGTCGCAGCGGGAGGTGTGTGGTGCAGGCCCACAAATACGGACGCGTGGCTGAACCCACACCTAGGGCGCCGGCTCCGCCCCGCAAGCCGCTCGCCGTGAAGGGGCGGGGCCCCGAGTGGGTGGGTCCGCGCACGCGCCGCGTGGGGGACGGAAGTGAAACTCTAAGAAATGAGATGGAGAAGTACGAGCGCATCCGAGTGGTGGGAAGAGGTGCCTTCGGGTGAGCCAGGGCTCTGGGGGAGGAAATTGCTAAGGG containing:
- the TLCD1 gene encoding TLC domain-containing protein 1 isoform X2, with amino-acid sequence MGYSAVPKCPPRGRGRDGVWQTPNMLVEIETAWSLSGYLLVCFSAGYFIHDTVDIVASGQTRASWEYLVHHIMAMGAFFSGIFWSSFVGGGVLTLLVEVSNIFLTIRMMMKINNAQDHLLYQVNKYVNLVMYFLFRLAPQAYLTHFFLRYVSQRTLGTFLLGILLMLDVMIIIYFSRLLRSDFCPERVPKKQHKDKFLTE
- the TLCD1 gene encoding TLC domain-containing protein 1 isoform X1 — protein: MPPLLHPALPLLLGATLTFRALRRALCRLPLPVHVRADPLRTWRWHNLLVSFAHSIVSGIWALLCVWQTPNMLVEIETAWSLSGYLLVCFSAGYFIHDTVDIVASGQTRASWEYLVHHIMAMGAFFSGIFWSSFVGGGVLTLLVEVSNIFLTIRMMMKINNAQDHLLYQVNKYVNLVMYFLFRLAPQAYLTHFFLRYVSQRTLGTFLLGILLMLDVMIIIYFSRLLRSDFCPERVPKKQHKDKFLTE